In one window of Myxococcaceae bacterium JPH2 DNA:
- a CDS encoding DUF2378 family protein → MAERLVFPPIVEGLFVRGLNGRVPFALKEQLRKEGLDLDRPLLPAYPLETWIRCVALTAKALHPGESDAVAWRLLGERMIDGYRDTMVGRALLGVLKLLGTRRVLGRAQHSFRTGNNYTEVKLTERGSNTVDLWLNEPGMLRYFKQGVMLATARAAGGPATQVEVLVFDEETVTYRITWGGDDF, encoded by the coding sequence ATGGCCGAGCGTCTCGTGTTCCCACCCATCGTGGAGGGCCTCTTCGTCCGGGGGCTGAACGGCAGGGTGCCGTTCGCCCTCAAGGAGCAGCTCCGCAAGGAAGGGCTGGACCTGGACCGCCCCTTGTTGCCGGCGTACCCGCTGGAGACGTGGATCCGCTGCGTGGCGCTCACGGCCAAGGCACTCCATCCGGGCGAGTCGGACGCGGTGGCGTGGCGCCTCTTGGGCGAGCGCATGATTGACGGCTACCGCGACACGATGGTGGGCCGGGCGCTCTTGGGGGTGCTCAAGCTGTTGGGCACGCGCCGGGTGCTGGGCCGCGCGCAGCACAGCTTCCGCACCGGCAACAACTACACCGAGGTCAAGCTCACCGAGCGCGGCTCCAACACGGTGGACCTCTGGCTGAACGAGCCCGGCATGCTGCGCTACTTCAAGCAAGGGGTCATGCTGGCCACCGCGCGCGCGGCGGGAGGCCCGGCCACGCAGGTGGAGGTGCTCGTGTTCGACGAGGAGACGGTCACCTACCGCATCACCTGGGGCGGCGACGATTTCTAA
- a CDS encoding SDR family NAD(P)-dependent oxidoreductase produces MKQRVIVITGASAGIGAELARRCGEQGAKVVLAARRLAELEAVAARSGPEALAVVTDVTRRGEVERLRERALERFGRIDVWVNNAGRGISRSVAELTDEDLDSMWRDNVHSALYGMQAVLPHFQARGTGQIVNVSSELGRLPVVPPRSAYSAAKHALNALSACLRLELAHTHPGIMVSVVMPGIVATEFGLNARGGGPDSRALPGAQSVEDATGAILDVIAHPRPEAYTRSGTQAEVERYYRDVAAFEAQALARRP; encoded by the coding sequence ATGAAGCAGCGAGTCATCGTCATCACGGGAGCGAGCGCCGGCATCGGCGCGGAGCTGGCGCGACGCTGTGGCGAGCAGGGCGCGAAGGTCGTGCTGGCCGCGCGCCGCCTCGCTGAATTGGAGGCCGTAGCGGCCCGCTCTGGCCCCGAAGCCCTCGCGGTCGTCACCGACGTCACACGTCGGGGCGAGGTGGAGCGGCTCCGAGAGCGGGCGTTGGAGCGCTTCGGGCGCATCGACGTCTGGGTGAACAACGCCGGGCGTGGCATCTCGCGCTCGGTGGCGGAGCTGACGGACGAGGACCTGGACTCGATGTGGCGCGACAACGTCCACAGCGCGCTCTATGGCATGCAGGCGGTGCTGCCCCACTTCCAGGCGCGGGGGACGGGGCAGATCGTCAACGTCTCCAGCGAGCTGGGGCGCCTGCCAGTGGTGCCGCCGCGCTCGGCCTACAGCGCGGCCAAGCACGCGCTCAACGCGCTCAGCGCGTGCCTGCGACTGGAGCTGGCGCACACGCACCCGGGCATCATGGTGAGCGTGGTGATGCCGGGCATCGTCGCCACCGAGTTCGGGCTCAACGCGCGAGGCGGCGGCCCGGACTCACGCGCGCTACCCGGGGCCCAGAGCGTCGAGGACGCAACGGGCGCCATCCTCGACGTCATCGCGCACCCAAGGCCCGAGGCCTACACCCGCTCCGGGACCCAGGCGGAAGTGGAGCGCTACTACCGCGACGTAGCCGCGTTCGAGGCCCAGGCACTCGCGCGGCGCCCGTGA
- a CDS encoding MFS transporter, translated as MTALAAQAEADAAPRGIWRTAAIASVLAAMVMVVLDAAVANVALPTIAQSLQVTPAVSVRVVTAYQTALVMALLPCAALGESLGYRRVFAGGVTLFTAASAMCALSPSLEWLLAARFLQGLGGAAVMSLGVALLRFTVSHEQLGAAIGWNALTVALSSAAGPTVGAALLSVGSWPWLFAVNVPLGVAVVALAGRALPKVAGTGRPLDLLSVALNAGAFAALVVGAELAPEQPSLASVLLVSAVLGLVALVRREAPRSAPLIPLDLLRATSFRLSVIASVCCFAGQAAGMVALPFYLQHALGRGALATGLYITPWPLTVAVVAPIAGRLAHRVPTGWLCAAGGACLSTGLAAAALWPLRDDARPLVPIVMLCGLGFGLFQTPNNRNMFLAAPRERSGAAGGMQGTARLVGQTLGAVVMTLLFALAPVDMAPRMGLGFGAVLALAAALVSAGRGGWAA; from the coding sequence ATGACCGCGCTCGCAGCCCAGGCCGAAGCGGATGCCGCGCCGCGAGGCATCTGGCGCACGGCCGCGATTGCCTCCGTGCTGGCCGCCATGGTGATGGTGGTGCTGGACGCGGCCGTCGCCAACGTGGCGCTGCCGACGATCGCGCAGTCGCTGCAGGTGACGCCGGCCGTGTCGGTGCGCGTCGTCACCGCCTATCAGACGGCGCTGGTGATGGCCTTGCTTCCCTGTGCCGCGCTGGGGGAGAGCCTGGGCTATCGCCGGGTGTTCGCCGGGGGCGTCACGCTGTTCACGGCCGCATCGGCGATGTGCGCCCTGTCGCCGTCGTTGGAATGGCTGCTCGCGGCCCGCTTCCTCCAGGGCCTGGGCGGAGCCGCCGTCATGTCGTTGGGTGTCGCGCTGCTGCGCTTCACCGTCTCGCACGAGCAACTGGGCGCGGCCATCGGCTGGAATGCGCTGACCGTCGCCCTGTCCTCCGCGGCCGGCCCGACGGTCGGGGCGGCGCTCCTGTCCGTCGGAAGCTGGCCCTGGCTGTTTGCGGTGAACGTGCCCCTCGGCGTGGCGGTGGTCGCGCTCGCCGGCCGCGCGCTGCCGAAGGTGGCGGGCACCGGGCGACCCCTGGACTTGCTCAGCGTGGCCCTGAACGCCGGCGCCTTCGCGGCGCTGGTCGTCGGCGCCGAGCTGGCACCCGAACAACCGTCGCTGGCCAGTGTCCTGCTGGTCTCGGCAGTCCTCGGCCTCGTGGCCCTGGTCCGCAGGGAAGCCCCCCGGAGCGCGCCGCTGATTCCGCTCGACCTGCTTCGCGCGACGTCGTTTCGCCTGTCGGTGATTGCCTCGGTCTGTTGTTTCGCGGGGCAAGCGGCGGGCATGGTGGCGCTGCCCTTCTACTTGCAGCACGCCTTGGGGCGCGGCGCCCTGGCGACCGGGCTCTACATCACGCCGTGGCCTTTGACCGTGGCCGTCGTGGCTCCGATCGCGGGTCGCCTGGCCCACCGCGTTCCGACGGGCTGGTTGTGCGCGGCAGGTGGTGCGTGCCTTTCGACAGGGCTGGCGGCGGCCGCGCTCTGGCCGCTGCGGGATGATGCGCGGCCCCTGGTTCCGATCGTCATGCTGTGCGGTCTGGGCTTCGGCCTCTTCCAGACGCCCAACAACCGCAACATGTTCCTGGCGGCCCCACGCGAGCGCAGCGGCGCGGCGGGTGGCATGCAGGGCACGGCCCGACTGGTGGGCCAGACGCTGGGCGCGGTCGTCATGACGCTGCTCTTCGCCTTGGCGCCGGTCGACATGGCACCGCGAATGGGGCTGGGGTTCGGGGCCGTGCTCGCCCTGGCGGCTGCTCTGGTCAGCGCCGGGCGCGGCGGCTGGGCGGCCTAG
- a CDS encoding LysR family transcriptional regulator yields the protein MSMPDLNLLFTLDVLLAEGSVARAARRLRLSPSAMSRALARLRETTGDPLLVRAGRGLVPTPRALELRERVHHLVQDAEAVLRPVDKLDLDTLVRTFTLRTSEGFVESFGARLVARVARDAPGVRLRFVQKTDKESTSLREGTIDLETGVVGKATGPEVRTQALFRDRFVGVVRPRHPLTRGKLTPARYAAGRHVLVSRQGLDHGPIDEALKSLGLGRTITVIVGGFSAAVALARDSDLIASVPERHTEGVRSGLRTFTLPFPAPEVTVSLLWHPRQEGDPAHRWIRRCVREACGRRSSRDDGGEQT from the coding sequence ATGTCGATGCCGGACCTCAATCTGTTGTTCACCCTCGATGTGCTGTTGGCCGAGGGCAGCGTCGCGCGGGCGGCCCGACGGCTGCGACTCAGCCCCTCGGCCATGAGCCGAGCCCTGGCGCGACTGCGTGAGACGACGGGCGACCCGCTGCTGGTCCGAGCCGGACGCGGCCTCGTGCCCACGCCCCGAGCGCTGGAGCTACGCGAGCGCGTCCACCATCTCGTGCAGGACGCCGAGGCAGTCCTGCGCCCTGTCGACAAGCTCGACCTCGACACGCTGGTCCGGACCTTCACGCTGCGCACCAGCGAGGGCTTCGTGGAGAGCTTCGGGGCCAGGCTCGTCGCCCGAGTCGCCCGGGACGCGCCCGGCGTGCGCCTGCGCTTCGTGCAGAAGACAGACAAGGAGAGCACGTCGCTCCGCGAAGGGACCATCGACCTGGAAACCGGCGTGGTGGGCAAGGCGACGGGCCCAGAGGTGCGAACCCAGGCGCTGTTTCGCGACCGCTTCGTCGGGGTCGTGCGACCGCGCCACCCGTTGACGCGGGGAAAGCTGACCCCCGCGCGCTACGCCGCCGGGCGGCACGTCCTTGTCTCGCGGCAAGGGCTCGACCACGGCCCCATCGACGAGGCCCTGAAGTCACTGGGGCTGGGTCGGACCATCACCGTCATCGTCGGTGGATTCTCCGCCGCCGTGGCACTGGCGCGCGACTCCGACCTGATCGCCAGCGTGCCCGAGCGGCATACCGAAGGCGTGCGCTCGGGCCTGCGCACCTTCACCCTGCCCTTCCCCGCCCCAGAGGTCACGGTGTCGCTGCTCTGGCATCCCAGACAGGAGGGCGACCCCGCCCATCGATGGATCCGCCGCTGCGTGCGGGAGGCATGCGGGCGCCGCTCGTCCCGAGATGACGGCGGCGAGCAAACCTAG
- a CDS encoding autotransporter domain-containing protein produces the protein MTARASFSSLIVLASLMALPAAAEDLARSSGLAIGLRGAYGVPGGKAFDDVEQSAFGNTLSPQLDVSYFFNEHLSLGGYFQYGVASGGRCQFEGKCTGGVLRLGVDLNYHFTPGAFMRPWVGVGAGYELLHRTVKTDTFRLSASLGGLELGHVNAGLDIPLSPSVFVGPYVTTTVAQYSTAHATNEDLSIPGSSETETVDIPNNSREVHVWIQPGVRLLFRL, from the coding sequence ATGACTGCTCGAGCCTCGTTTTCATCCCTGATTGTATTGGCTTCGTTGATGGCGCTGCCCGCGGCCGCCGAGGACCTGGCCCGAAGCTCAGGTCTCGCGATTGGCTTGCGAGGGGCATATGGCGTTCCCGGAGGGAAGGCCTTCGATGATGTCGAGCAGTCTGCCTTTGGGAATACGCTGTCACCGCAGCTGGATGTGTCCTACTTCTTCAACGAGCATCTGTCGCTGGGAGGGTACTTTCAGTACGGCGTGGCATCAGGCGGGAGGTGCCAGTTCGAGGGGAAGTGCACCGGCGGTGTGCTGCGCCTCGGCGTGGATCTGAATTATCACTTCACGCCCGGGGCATTCATGCGGCCTTGGGTGGGCGTGGGCGCGGGTTATGAGCTGCTCCATCGGACGGTCAAGACCGATACATTTCGCCTCTCGGCGTCGCTGGGGGGATTGGAGTTGGGGCATGTGAACGCGGGCTTGGACATTCCGCTCAGCCCCTCCGTCTTCGTGGGGCCCTACGTCACGACGACGGTGGCGCAGTACTCGACGGCGCATGCGACGAATGAGGACCTGTCCATCCCGGGTTCCTCCGAGACAGAGACGGTCGACATTCCGAACAACTCCAGGGAGGTCCACGTCTGGATTCAGCCCGGGGTGCGCCTCCTGTTCCGGCTGTAG